In the Podospora pseudocomata strain CBS 415.72m chromosome 5, whole genome shotgun sequence genome, one interval contains:
- a CDS encoding hypothetical protein (BUSCO:EOG0926506Z; COG:S; EggNog:ENOG503P426), whose translation MSVVGGPVPKNFDAENADNLEDIEKQFAVKAVQHMATYWSILEKVKGSTLRLTKIDDEIYEHLKTDFPEFDPAATIDEDEMKSKTGKERWRKFLMAYDKRVDDYNFGTMLRSNPKAEYTEEDTIFVPRMQFYAIEIARNKLGLNDWIYEKAQQEKAAGSSA comes from the exons atgtctgTCGTCGGAGGCCCCGTTCCCAAGAACTTTGACGCTGAAAATGCGGACAACCTCGAGGAT ATCGAGAAGCAGTTCGCCGTCAAGGCTGTCCAGCACATGGCCACCTACTGGTCCATCctcgagaaggtcaagggcTCTACCCTGCGCCTGACCAAGATCGACGACGAGATCTACGAGCACCTCAAGACCGACTTCCCCGAGTTCGACCCCGCTGCCACCAttgatgaagacgagatGAAGAGCAAAACCGGCAAAGAGAGGTGGCGCAAGTTCCTGATGGCCTACGACAAGAGGGTCGATGACTACAACTTTGGCACCATGCTGCGCTCCAACCCCAAGGCCGAGTACACGGAGGAGGATACCATCTTCG TACCAAGAATGCAATTTTACGCCATCGAGATTGCGCGAAACAAGCTTGGCCTGAATGACTGGATCTACGAGAAGgcgcagcaggagaaggctgctggATCTAGCGCCTGA